In one Niallia taxi genomic region, the following are encoded:
- a CDS encoding GntR family transcriptional regulator, whose amino-acid sequence MIKQENRVPLYIQLKETLRTEITANRLKAGDKIPTEVELSDKYNISRVTVRKAITELVEEGYLVKKQGKGTFVQTQKIDRKILHLKSFTASCEAHGLKVTSKVIKKEIIDADTNQKERLMLEADDQLIHIQRVRFADDLPLMLENNFYSFKRYKFLLEENLDGSLYELLQEKYNINLNNAGETSLEIARASEKEAPLLDVTVGEPLFYLETVVSDGDLPVYLGKQYIIGERYKFSF is encoded by the coding sequence ATGATTAAGCAAGAGAACCGTGTTCCTTTGTATATTCAGCTGAAAGAAACGTTGCGTACAGAGATTACTGCTAACCGCTTGAAGGCTGGTGACAAGATTCCGACAGAGGTAGAGCTCAGCGATAAATATAATATAAGCAGAGTTACTGTTCGTAAGGCAATCACTGAGCTGGTTGAAGAAGGATATCTTGTTAAAAAGCAAGGAAAAGGTACATTTGTTCAGACACAGAAGATTGACAGGAAAATTCTCCATTTAAAAAGCTTTACTGCTTCATGTGAAGCACATGGCTTAAAAGTAACAAGCAAGGTTATTAAAAAGGAAATAATCGACGCGGACACAAATCAAAAAGAACGGCTAATGCTAGAAGCAGATGATCAGCTTATTCACATCCAAAGGGTCCGATTCGCAGATGATCTGCCGCTTATGCTCGAAAATAACTTCTATTCCTTTAAACGGTATAAATTTTTACTTGAAGAAAATCTCGACGGCTCCCTTTACGAGCTGCTTCAGGAAAAATACAATATCAACCTTAATAATGCTGGTGAAACCTCCTTGGAAATAGCTAGAGCCTCTGAAAAAGAAGCACCATTGCTTGATGTTACAGTGGGAGAACCGCTCTTCTATTTAGAAACAGTTGTTTCTGATGGTGATCTGCCAGTTTATTTAGGAAAACAGTATATTATTGGGGAACGCTATAAATTTTCGTTTTAA
- a CDS encoding SIS domain-containing protein: MNVKDIIREIQANREEGIKDLYLVACGGSLVDMYLSEYFFKSEAKQMRVSLYTSNEFVHAVPKALGSHSLVVVCSHGGNTKESVEAAKTAQEHGAATITLTHNETGALISNSDYNILYKWGEETDVKDNPMAIIFNIAVEALHSTEGYDNYEKVMNGLEQVNTIIAKARVQVAERAKAFAKKYQHENMFYVLSSGASYGHAYGFSICSLMEMQWVHASAIHSGEYFHGPFEVTDKETPYILLMNEGRTRPLDERALTFLKQYGEKIEVVDCKELGINTIDDEVVEFFNPIVFYSILSVYRAELAEIRKHPLETRRYMGKVAY; the protein is encoded by the coding sequence ATGAACGTAAAGGATATTATTAGAGAAATACAAGCAAACAGGGAGGAAGGAATTAAAGATTTATATTTAGTTGCATGTGGTGGCTCTTTAGTTGATATGTACTTATCTGAATATTTCTTCAAAAGTGAAGCGAAGCAGATGAGAGTATCTCTTTATACAAGCAATGAGTTTGTCCATGCAGTCCCAAAAGCCCTTGGAAGTCACTCGCTTGTTGTTGTTTGCTCACATGGTGGAAATACAAAAGAATCGGTAGAAGCAGCAAAAACTGCTCAGGAGCATGGTGCGGCAACTATTACATTAACACATAATGAAACAGGGGCATTGATAAGTAATAGCGACTATAATATTCTTTATAAATGGGGCGAAGAGACGGACGTGAAAGACAATCCGATGGCTATTATTTTCAATATTGCTGTCGAAGCACTTCACAGCACAGAAGGCTACGATAATTACGAGAAGGTCATGAACGGATTAGAGCAGGTTAATACAATAATCGCTAAAGCAAGGGTACAAGTGGCTGAAAGAGCTAAGGCCTTTGCGAAAAAATATCAGCATGAAAATATGTTTTACGTATTATCAAGTGGAGCTTCCTATGGTCACGCTTATGGATTCTCGATTTGCTCGCTTATGGAAATGCAATGGGTGCATGCTTCAGCCATTCATTCTGGAGAGTATTTTCATGGACCATTCGAGGTGACAGATAAGGAAACACCGTATATTTTACTTATGAATGAAGGCAGAACAAGACCTTTGGATGAAAGGGCTCTTACGTTCTTAAAACAATATGGCGAAAAGATAGAAGTTGTCGATTGCAAGGAATTAGGTATTAATACGATTGATGATGAGGTAGTCGAATTTTTCAATCCGATTGTGTTTTACAGCATTTTGAGTGTTTATCGTGCAGAGCTGGCAGAAATCAGAAAGCATCCATTAGAAACAAGAAGATATATGGGCAAAGTTGCTTACTAA
- a CDS encoding M20 metallopeptidase family protein, with translation MLEAWNEQLEKMYEKMVEWRRHFHQYPELTNQEYKTSKMIADILTDFGIDIRTNVGSMGVLGYINGAKPGKTIALRADFDALPIQDEKEVPYKSKIDGVMHACGHDGHTATLLAVGKVLYDNRDSLAGKVVLLFQHAEEGGGGAKQMIEDNCLAGVDLVFANHLWSLYPTGEISFTKGYTTAAGDGFSIKIKGKGGHGSSPHDTVDSIAIAGALINQLQYIVSRRVHPQKTAVLTIGSIHAGNAANVIADSALMKGTVRTYEKEVQQLVKEAMEDTIKGICTSQKADYEFKYHFGMPAVYNHPAETDIFRNAIASALPEIILNEVPPLLVSEDFALYLEGIPGMLFFTGAGNEEIKAVYPHHHPKFDFDEKAMLTSGKAMLAIIDYYLAGKTSDNKAITMK, from the coding sequence ATGCTGGAAGCTTGGAATGAACAATTGGAGAAAATGTATGAAAAAATGGTAGAGTGGAGACGGCATTTCCATCAGTATCCAGAGCTGACTAACCAAGAATATAAAACATCTAAAATGATTGCAGATATTTTAACAGATTTCGGGATTGATATCAGAACGAACGTTGGTTCCATGGGAGTACTCGGTTATATTAATGGAGCTAAACCGGGAAAGACAATTGCTTTACGTGCGGATTTTGATGCATTGCCGATTCAGGATGAAAAGGAGGTGCCATATAAGTCGAAGATTGACGGAGTTATGCATGCATGTGGCCATGACGGTCACACAGCCACATTGCTCGCAGTAGGCAAAGTATTGTATGACAATCGGGACAGTCTCGCAGGCAAGGTTGTACTGCTCTTCCAGCATGCAGAGGAAGGCGGAGGCGGAGCAAAGCAGATGATTGAAGACAATTGTCTTGCTGGTGTTGATTTGGTGTTTGCCAACCATTTATGGAGCTTGTATCCAACAGGAGAAATTTCATTTACAAAAGGTTATACAACAGCAGCAGGAGATGGCTTTTCCATAAAAATTAAAGGGAAGGGTGGCCATGGATCTTCTCCGCATGATACGGTCGATTCAATAGCAATTGCGGGAGCTCTTATTAATCAGCTTCAATACATTGTCAGCCGCAGAGTCCATCCCCAAAAAACAGCCGTTCTGACAATAGGCTCCATCCATGCCGGCAATGCAGCAAATGTAATTGCTGATTCTGCTTTAATGAAGGGGACTGTGAGAACATATGAAAAGGAAGTTCAACAGCTTGTTAAAGAAGCGATGGAAGATACGATAAAAGGTATCTGCACAAGCCAAAAGGCTGACTATGAGTTTAAATACCACTTTGGAATGCCCGCAGTTTATAATCATCCTGCTGAAACAGACATTTTTAGAAATGCTATTGCTTCTGCCCTCCCAGAAATCATATTGAATGAGGTTCCCCCTCTGCTTGTCAGTGAAGATTTTGCGCTTTATTTAGAGGGTATTCCCGGAATGCTTTTTTTTACTGGGGCAGGAAATGAGGAAATTAAAGCAGTCTATCCACATCATCACCCTAAATTTGATTTTGATGAAAAGGCAATGCTCACATCAGGAAAAGCAATGCTTGCAATTATCGATTATTATTTAGCAGGAAAAACGTCAGATAATAAAGCCATAACCATGAAATAA
- the pduL gene encoding phosphate propanoyltransferase — MQIPIGVSNRHIHLTKEDVDKLFGDNYELTSKKELSQPGEFAAEETVTIKTDKSEIQGVRILGPIRPLTQVEISKTDARKLHINPPIRPSGKIDGTPGIKIIGPKGEITIDKGVIIAERHIHMTNADADSFGVKDGQYVSVKTAGERELTFNKVLIRVKDTYALDMHIDTDEANAAGLQTGDTGELIK, encoded by the coding sequence ATGCAAATCCCTATCGGTGTTTCCAATAGGCATATCCATTTAACAAAAGAAGATGTGGACAAACTGTTTGGTGATAATTATGAACTGACAAGCAAAAAGGAGCTATCACAGCCTGGTGAGTTTGCCGCAGAAGAAACGGTCACAATTAAAACAGATAAATCAGAGATACAAGGAGTTCGTATTCTTGGCCCGATCCGCCCGTTAACACAGGTGGAAATTTCTAAAACGGATGCACGTAAGCTCCATATTAATCCTCCGATTCGTCCCTCAGGGAAAATTGATGGCACACCAGGAATCAAGATCATTGGTCCTAAGGGCGAAATTACTATTGATAAGGGCGTTATTATTGCTGAACGACATATTCATATGACAAATGCAGACGCAGATAGTTTTGGTGTGAAGGATGGGCAATATGTGAGTGTAAAAACCGCTGGAGAAAGAGAGTTAACTTTTAACAAAGTTCTTATTAGAGTGAAGGATACGTATGCATTGGACATGCATATCGATACAGATGAAGCAAACGCAGCAGGGCTTCAAACAGGCGACACGGGAGAGCTAATAAAATAA
- a CDS encoding fructoselysine 6-kinase: protein MRVLGIGDNVVDKYTYKRVMYPGGNALNFSVYAQMLGESAAYLGIFGTDNEAHHIKAVLQELEIDTSRCKEIEGESGYALVGLENGDRVFLESNEGGIRQYHKLQLEQEDMKYIQSFDLLHTSKYSYMEEAMPKLRAAGVPISFDFSDDFTEEYLSEIGPNVDFSFLSCSHLSEAEAKNTLKKMISLGNKLAVATMGANGALLYDGNSFYKQKPRLVEAVDTLGAGDSFLTAFLVHLLQYEQEGIEAALAKGAEFAASSCLVEGAFGYGKAY from the coding sequence TTGAGGGTATTGGGGATTGGCGATAATGTTGTTGATAAATATACGTATAAACGAGTAATGTATCCAGGGGGGAATGCGCTAAACTTCAGTGTTTATGCACAAATGCTTGGAGAGAGTGCTGCTTATTTAGGTATATTCGGCACAGATAATGAAGCGCATCATATTAAGGCAGTACTACAAGAATTAGAGATTGATACAAGCCGCTGTAAGGAAATCGAAGGGGAGAGTGGATATGCTCTAGTTGGCCTTGAGAACGGTGATCGAGTATTTTTGGAAAGTAATGAAGGTGGTATCAGACAATATCATAAGCTCCAATTAGAACAGGAGGACATGAAGTATATTCAATCCTTTGATTTGCTGCATACAAGCAAGTATAGCTATATGGAAGAGGCAATGCCAAAGCTAAGAGCGGCAGGTGTGCCAATTTCCTTTGATTTCTCTGACGATTTTACTGAGGAGTATCTCTCTGAAATTGGTCCAAATGTTGATTTTAGCTTTCTGTCATGCAGCCATTTATCAGAAGCAGAGGCAAAGAATACGTTAAAGAAAATGATTTCTTTAGGAAACAAATTAGCGGTTGCGACAATGGGAGCAAACGGAGCACTTCTATATGATGGAAACAGTTTTTATAAGCAAAAGCCAAGGTTGGTTGAAGCTGTTGATACATTAGGTGCAGGAGACTCCTTTTTGACTGCGTTTCTTGTTCATTTACTGCAATATGAACAAGAAGGCATTGAAGCAGCTCTTGCTAAAGGGGCGGAATTTGCCGCTTCGTCCTGTCTTGTAGAAGGTGCGTTTGGATATGGGAAGGCATATTAA